DNA from Diabrotica virgifera virgifera chromosome 10, PGI_DIABVI_V3a:
GCAAttgtgtcccgaacatggtatatttttgccttatttccctggtgtatacAGTTCTTACAAGGTCAAGCATGGTATAGACGCCTTccgaaaaaataataacttaagCAGGCTATGGAACGGCTTATTTTAAGGGTCGGTAATAGCATAGTCACTACGAGGGCTACTCCAAATTTTTCTTCTTTGTGTCAACATTAGAACATAATAAGAAATCAGATAGACTTCATTCTTATCAACGGTAGATTCAGCACAACTGTCAAAAGAGCTCGCACATATCCTGGAGCAGATGTGCCGCCTTCTGACCACGTACTATTAGTGGCTGACATAAAGATCGCTCTTTCATGCAAGAACAAGCCTGAAACTCAATAACAGATAGCACTGGATGTACTGAAAGACCCGAGCAGAAATAAGCaatgaaataaacacacaaattcaAATATTGACGACAAACATTGCCGAAGATCTAACACCAACATGGAATACGATTAAAGTGCTGTAACAGACATCATGAAAAACAACTTATGTTATACACCAAAGAACAAGAAGCaaaaatggatgacagaagaaatactaGCTACCCATTACTAATGGATGAACGACGACACAAGAATGACCAAGATGGCACCAATATGTATAAATTAATAGgcaaataaaaacaaagataagaatagcaaaaaatgaatggcttaagcaacaatgtatcgatctagaacatttacaacgacagCTCGGTGGCcgcaatttacataaaaagcttaaggagGCTGCTGGAATATACAAAGAACAAATACCAACTACCatagttaatcaggataaccagATAGTGTTGGGTGAAAAGGAGAAAATtgatatatgggaaaactatatccAGGAGCTCTTCCGTGACGAAACacccatgagtgaagtttatacagaccaccagctgactggcccttcaatcactaaagaggagatagaaaaggcaatattaaattcaaaaatcaATAAGGCACCTGGCCTGGACCagatgaaatcccttcagaaaaCTACTggatgaaaggggaatttcagcactacataaaatatttaattttatttatgaaactggttgcttTCCCCAACAGTGGTTTCTCACTTCGTGTCACTTGTGTCTTGTGAGTGGAGCATAGTGGAGTGACTGTGGCATTTCATTTATATTTCGGTCGGATGAAGTTTTGTTAGAAATTCCAAATTACGAAGTTACCAAAAATCAAAATCTTTAGTACAACTAATATGTTCTTATTTGCAATAGTATTGTGAAATGTTATACATGTACATTGCTATTAAATTAAATTGTGCGGTAAATTGTTGACAATAACCATGAGCCGTCATGAAGGTGTCAGCTGCGATTCCTGCCTAAAAGGAAACTTTAGAGGGAGCAGATATAAGGTTTCTtacaactcgatacaaaaccgttcttgaacggttacgagtatgcgcagtaacgagaAATGTGTTACagcgcataattattcgttattgcgcatacgcgtaacgattcaagaacggttttgtatcgagttgaaACAAACCTATAAATAATGTCTAGTTTGTTATGATTACGATCTTTGTGCAACATGTTATGAAGGAGGAGCCACTAATACCAGACATACTACTGATCATCCTATGCAGTGTATATTAACAAGATCTGATTATGAGCTGTAATATGGTGGTGAAGCTCTTACCAGTTTGGAATTACCCCAATATTACACGTGTCCATATTGCTCTCGTATGGGATTTACTGATGTTACATTGCAAGAGCATGTTACTGCTGATCACCAAGATATTAATTTTGAAGTGGTCTGTCCACTTTGCGCTGCAATACCAGGCGGTGACCCAAACTTAATGACTGATGATTTCTCTGGCCATTTAACTTTGGAACATCGTACTGGTGCAagagatttaatttcttttttggatGAGCCAGTAGGAACTAGACATAATGTTAGACATATTTCACATAATACAT
Protein-coding regions in this window:
- the LOC126893163 gene encoding E3 ubiquitin-protein ligase Kcmf1-like yields the protein MGFTDVTLQEHVTADHQDINFEVVCPLCAAIPGGDPNLMTDDFSGHLTLEHRTGARDLISFLDEPVGTRHNVRHISHNTSHGTTHLGRGSTTASRARRSNMHFGSGGLSSSSPSSRDSVDPMAEPLASTYNRE